ACTTCCGTCATCATTTGCTCCATACGGTCAAGCCACCGGTCAAATTCTCCTTGACGCGCCAATTCTCCTTTCTGAACCGGAGCGACTTCCTTTTTGTCCTTTTCCACTACTAAATGTGCCATCACATACCTCCTTTAAAAGTATGATAATTGGGAACAGCTTTTTGTAAGTAGATGAAATGCAACTTATATACCCTGCTTGACGATTGGCGGGAAGAAGAAAAAATTCTGTCATGCCCGCCAGTATTCATCCGGCATCCCTCAGGTCTTCATTGCGGATAATTCACCGCTAATAACCGGCGGGATGGCAAAAAACGGAGGTTGTCCATAAAGGCACGAGGCTTGCTTCAAGGAAGAGCAAAGATTTTTTCATGGTGAATATGGAAACCATAGCATGCACACGGTTCAACCATTTACAAGACCGAGGTTAACACATGAAACAAGATACCGTAGAATGGCTAAAGGTCAAAATTTGTGGAAAAACAATCGTGTCTGTTGAACCATCCAGATGGTCCGGGGAAGTCAAATCTCTCATGAAGAATCAAGAGTTTTTATCCATCACCTTAAGTGACGGAACCGTTCTGGAGGTTGGAGGGCTGTATATTCGAAATGGAAGTCATACCTGACTTCGTCTCAAACCCTTTAGATTTTCATTCACCCCATCCGTGTGAAAAGACTTTTGTGGGGTTATGAGTGAAAGAGAGAGGAGGGACACATGGGTCTTCATGCGGTCGCTACCGTCGGCCTCCGAACAATCCAACAAATCGCCACACTCCATGATTTCCGTTTTCATCAGGATCAGAATGGATTGGCCATAACACAAGAACTTCTCACGTCTTCCTTGCCAGGCGCGCCGGTTGTCGATCCTAACGGGCACTGCGTTGGATTCATCAGCCAATTTGATGTTCTGGCCGTGCTGGAAGCGGGGCGGGATGTCAGCCAATTAACCGCAAAGGAAATTATGGTGCCGGACCCTATCGCCATTTCTATTTCCACCACATTAGCGGAGGCTGTCAAAATCATGAAAGACCATCATTTTCTAGTACTTCCAGTGGAGGAAAATGGTGTGGTGAGAGGATGCCTGACCCGGCAGGATCTTTTAGGAGCATGGGTAGGCTTGGGATTAGAGCCAAAAGACTAAGTGAAAATTGAGCACACAAAAAGTGTTGCAATTTGGGTCCATGGAAAAGGGAAGGGCTGTTGCAAGATGCGACAAAATCGCATTTCCATGAAAAATGCTGACTTCACCCGATGAAAAAAGAACTACGCCTTCTCAGTCTAGTCATATTCGTTATCAGTTGGGGTTGCATCGTGTTATGGCCTGAAGGAGTCCGGGCTCAGCAGACCACTATGATCTCTGCGGGAGAAACAATTTATCGTCTGCATTGCCTCCGGTGTCATGGGAAGGCTGGCGACGGAAAAGGGCCGGATTCATTCGCATTAATCGTGCCCCCAACAGATTTCCACTCTCCGGAATCCACCGCCAAAAGCGAGTTTGACCTTCGTGCGATCGTTATTTGGGGCCTGGTCTTTAGCCCCATGCATGGCTGGTGGGATCGATTGAGTTCAGAGGAGATTCGAGAGGTGATCGGCTATATCCGGCAATTAGCCCCTTACCAACCCAGGATCTAACATTGCAGTCGAGGAGAATCCAAGGTTCAAAAACAGCCATCCCACACATTCGCTAGGAAATTTGATTAAACATG
The Nitrospiraceae bacterium DNA segment above includes these coding regions:
- a CDS encoding CBS domain-containing protein — encoded protein: MGLHAVATVGLRTIQQIATLHDFRFHQDQNGLAITQELLTSSLPGAPVVDPNGHCVGFISQFDVLAVLEAGRDVSQLTAKEIMVPDPIAISISTTLAEAVKIMKDHHFLVLPVEENGVVRGCLTRQDLLGAWVGLGLEPKD
- a CDS encoding cytochrome c, which produces MLWPEGVRAQQTTMISAGETIYRLHCLRCHGKAGDGKGPDSFALIVPPTDFHSPESTAKSEFDLRAIVIWGLVFSPMHGWWDRLSSEEIREVIGYIRQLAPYQPRI